The DNA sequence GAAAGCTGGCGGACAGCGATGGCGACGGCGAGGTCTCGGGGAGGCAAAAACATAAGAAGGCGCGGGATGGTAACGGAGACGTCACGGCCgtgaaggaggaggaggttgAGGAGTTCTTCGCTATCCTCGGGCGGATACGCGGGGCGGTCAGGCACTTCAAGAGTGCTAACGGCGGCGGCGTCCGTAAAGAAACGGGCGAAGGATCCCGATTGAGGGCAATGCTCGAGAGTTACGAGGAAGCAAGCGGCGTCCAAGTGGGACCCAAGAGGGAGAATCGTAGGGTGGTGGAGAATTTGGGCTTGGATTTGAATGAGGATCCGAAACCGGAATGTGATCCAAGTTAGATGGGCAACTTGATGGGCTTTGTGCAGCTGTGGATATATGATTAGGCGGCCCCATTTTGTTTTGTAAATTGTGACTTGCAAAACAAATGCTTAATTTGGTGCATGTGGTTGCCCATAAATATGAAATTTTGTTTGGAAATTATTTGACGCCTTACTTGAGCAGACTCCCTTATTGTTGAGAAATCAGAATTTGACGTCTGCAAAAACTTTACGTTTTGTTGATTTAATGAAGTACTAGCCTTCATCCACGCACTaggcattttttgaatcacggcgtTTTACGCgtgacttacacgttttaaatgtactATTGTGCACGTGTGAAAGACTTTTTTATAATTGGTGAGCGCATGCAGAAGGTATTTTTTTAATCACAGCGTGCTACGCGcaacttacacgttttaaatgtattattATGCACGTgcaaaaaacctttttttttataaccggcactacatgcctcttaagatattttgaacgtgtttaaaaatagagaaaatattatttaataaacaactgattgaatcacattattactagcctattgtgagatactaattaaaaaaaaattgtacaaaaaaatttaattattaaaaacacTGTTTATATGACGAAACACCCTTGCATTATTTCGAATTgcttttgaacttttttgtttgggggcatttttgtcctaaCATTTTTGGTAAAGCTGGCGACCCCAAAAGGGCCTCTgggctttatatataaagatttgtgtgtgtgtgtgtgttagtgaTGGCAGTTAAGAAGAAATATCTCCTTTGTCAAACGCTCAAAGTTGATGTTATCAACTTCACATTTGTGCCTAAATGTGCAGTGACGGATCTAGGATTTGGATGTTGGGGATCTTAGTGTTAAAGGTCTAAGATTGTTATAAAAACATAGCGCGAAACACgctaaacatttcaatttctcaCTTAGGCATTTCGTTGAACATTTGTTGGTTTTGTTGTCGTCAACCAAATGATTTTGCACATATATATCAACAGATGTTGACATAGGACGAAGCAATATGATGAGTATTATCGAGAGAATTTGTCCGGTGCTCTCGACGCAACTTGTTAACTGTTACCGAGATATACTTAGCAAACATTACATCAAACACTACCAAC is a window from the Malus domestica chromosome 16, GDT2T_hap1 genome containing:
- the LOC139192758 gene encoding protein NIM1-INTERACTING 2; the protein is MLEGKESEAEKRKLADSDGDGEVSGRQKHKKARDGNGDVTAVKEEEVEEFFAILGRIRGAVRHFKSANGGGVRKETGEGSRLRAMLESYEEASGVQVGPKRENRRVVENLGLDLNEDPKPECDPS